CCTCAGAGCCGCTGGAAATATCCCTGGCGTAGTGTATGATGAGCAAAATGCTACACATATCTACATCAGCGCCAAAGATGCAGCAAAGGTCCTCTACACCCCTGAAACCTATATCGTAAAACTGGAGGTTGACGGTGCAGTTACTGAGGCTATTGTCCGCGATGCTGAATATCATCCGGTAACGGAAAAAATTCTGCATGTGGAGTTCCTGAAGATTTCTGACAATAAAAAAGTGAAACTCACACTCCCCGTAAGACTGAAAGGTGTTCCAGTTGGGGTGACCAAAGGTGGTAAACTTACCCCTAAAGTGAGAAAGCTTATGGTAAAAGGGATTCCATCCAAACTCCCAGACCTGATCGAAGTGGAAGTTTCTCACCTTGACCTCGGCCAGACTATTAAAGTTGGGCACGCTAAAGTTGACGGTGTTGAAATCCTGACTTCTCCATCTGCTGCTCTTGCGAGCGTTGAAATCC
The DNA window shown above is from Bacteroidia bacterium and carries:
- a CDS encoding 50S ribosomal protein L25, whose translation is MKTTELKAHKRENVGKRTAKDLRAAGNIPGVVYDEQNATHIYISAKDAAKVLYTPETYIVKLEVDGAVTEAIVRDAEYHPVTEKILHVEFLKISDNKKVKLTLPVRLKGVPVGVTKGGKLTPKVRKLMVKGIPSKLPDLIEVEVSHLDLGQTIKVGHAKVDGVEILTSPSAALASVEIPRALRSATTKA